ATTCGAGATCTTCGGTGCCTTGCGCTCGAAATAAAGCGCGAGCCGAACGCCTTCGTTGGTGTTGCCGGCATTTTCCTCGAGCGTCTGACGCATGAACTTGTCGATAGTCGGCTTCAGCGCGAGGCTGAAGGTGGTCGTCTCCTCTCCGTGCTCGACGAAGTTGAAGGCCGACACGAAGGCGACCCAGCGGCTGTCGCCGGACTTCTTGGCGGGGCTGTCCTCTTCCTTGACGCCGCCCTCCAGCATCTGCCGGATCTTGGCCGGGCTCTGGTCAGCGGGGTCGAAGCCATAGGAGACCAGGGCGTAGTTCAACAGCCGCTTGTCGGCCATCAGGTCGTCGATCGATTCGAGCTTCCCGACATTGGCCTTGTAGTAGTCGGTCTCCGCCTTGACGTAGGCGGCAGGCAGCTTGACGAGGCCGAGATCGCGCATGGTGTCGTAGCGCGTCGGCGTGGCTTCCAGCACGGCGGCCTGCGAGGTCGTGTTCACGCCGTGCGTCTTGAAGTCGAACGCGGCGACGAACCGCGCATAGCTCTTGTCGTCAAGCAGGTTGGCCGGGCTGGTGGGGCTGTCGACGCCGCCCACCAGCATCTTGCGGATCGTGTCCTTGCCCTGCGTCGAGGCGTCGAGCCCGTAGGCCGCCGTCGCGTAGGTGAGCAGCCGGGTGTCGGCGAGCAGCTTGTCGACCGTCGTCACCTTGCCGATGTTGGCGCGGAAATAGGCCGTCTCGGGGTCGAGATTTTCGACATAGAGCCTCGGCGTCGCCTCGGTGACGGCGGCGCGCGACGTGGCGTCCGCACCATGCTGGGCAAAGTCGAAGGCCGAGACGAAGGCCGCCCAGCGCTTGTCGCTCGACTGGTTTGCCGGGCTGTTCGGGTCGGTCACGCCGCCGAGCAGCATGTCGCGGACGAGAACGCGGTTCTCGGCCTTGGCGTCCAGCCCATACGCCTTCATGGCATAGGTGATGAGCCGCTCGTTCCGCAGCAAGTCGCCCACCGACTTCACCGTGGAGATATTGGCGCGGAAATAGGCGCTTTCCGGATCCGCCTGCTGCTCCAGGTAGCGCTTTGGCGTGAGCTGCGTCGCCTCATCGCGTGAAGTGGCGGCAGCGCCATGTTCGGCAAAGTTGAAGGCGGAGACAAATGCCGCATAGCGCTTGTCGGACAGCTGATTGGCCGGACTTTGCGGATCGCTGACGCCACCGGTGAGCATCTGGAGGACGCGCTCCGGCGGTTCGGTCCTGGCGTCGAGCCCGTAGGCCGCCAGCGCGAAGGTGAGCAGGCGCTTGTCGGAGATCAGCTGGCCCGCCGTGGCCACCTTGCCGATATTGGCGGTGAAGTAGGCGACTTCGGCGCGCTGCGTGTCCGACACCCCCTTGAAGAGGACCAGTTCCGATTCCTGGATGAAGGACTGCGGCGTGCCCATCTGCACAGCCAGTCGGGACGTAGAGTCGGCTCCGTACTCGACGAAGTTGAAGACGCTGACGAAGTTGGCGAAGCGTTTGTCCCCCAGCTTGTTGGCCGGACTTTGGGGATCGGCCACCCCGCCTTCGAGCATGGCGCGCACATGGTCCTTGCCCGTCGGGTCCTGCTCCGTCGCGTAGTCGCCGAGATAGATGTTGCTGGCGGTGAGGGCGTATCGCAGCAGGCGCGCGTCGCCCAGCAGGTCGTCCACCGACTTCACATTGCCGATGTTCTCGAGGAAGTATGAGGTTTCCTCCTCGACATAGGCGTAGTTGGCCTGACCGGTGGTCAATTCCGTCTGGTATATGAAGTTCTTCGGGACGTCGGCCTGCGCGCGGTTGTAGGTGGTCGCTTCGGCGCCATTGCGCTTGAAGTCGAATGTCTTGGCGAATTCCACATACCGCTTGTCGCTCAGGCGATTGGCGAAACTGTCGGGATCGGTGACGCCGCCCTCGAGCACCTTGACCATGAACGCCTTGGCGTAGGTCATGTCTTCGAGGCCGTGCGCCTTCATGGCATAGCTGAACAGCCGGTAGTCGTTCACGAACTCGTCGATCGACGACACCTTGCCGATATTGGCCATGTAGTACTCGGTGTCGCGGCTGACGATCGGATCGCGGCCGACCCTGTCGATCGACTTCGCGATGTCGCGCATGATCAGCGAATAGCTCGTATAGGTGTTCACCAAGGCGACAGCCTTCCCGGGCGATTGTCCATCACGCCGCAAGCTACGCCCATTTCCTTGCGCGAAACTGAATCCCGCGGAGGCCCGTTCAAGCCTCACGCAAGGCACGACCCGTAATGCTACGTTGGGACGGTGACGAAAGGGCTAGTTAGTGGGCATTCTGATCGGGCTGGTGGTGACCCTGGGCTGCGTGCTCGGCGGCTTCATGGCCATGGGCGGCCACATCGGCGTGCTGATGCAGCCGTGGGAAGTCGTCATCATCGGCGGCGCCGCGCTCGGCTGCTTCCTCGTTGCCAACCCGATGAAGGTCGTCAAGGACACTGGGAAGGCCACGCTGGAGGCGTTCAAGAACGCAGTTCCCAAAGAGGCGGACTATCTCGAGACGCTCGGCGTGCTGCACAGCCTGATGCGCGAACTGCGCTCCAAATCGCGCAGCGAGGTCGAGGCTCATATCGACAATCCCGAGGAATCGGCGATCTTCCAGGCTTTCCCCGCAGTGCTGAAGAACCACGCCCTGACGCACTTCATCTGCGACTACTGCCGCATCATCATCATCGGCAATGCGCGCTCGCATGAGATCGAGGCGCTGATGGACGAGGAGATCCACACCATCCGCGGCGACAGCCTGAAGCCCTACCATGCGATGACGGCGGTGGGCGACGGCCTGCCGGCGCTCGGCATCGTGGCCGCCGTGCTCGGCGTCGTGAAGGCGATGGGCGCGCTCGACCAGTCTCCGGAAATCCTCGGCGGCCTGATCGGCGCGGCGCTGGTCGGAACCTTCCTCGGCATCTTCCTGTCCTACGCCGTCGTCGGCCCGATCGCGACCAAGATCAAGATGGTGCGCGAGAAGCAGAACCGCCTCTATGTGATCGTCAAGCAGACGTTGCTGGCTTATATGAACGGATCGCTGCCGCAGGTGGCGATCGAGTTCGGCCGCAAGACCATTTCCGCCTACGACAGGCCGTCGATCGACGCCGTTGAGCAGAGCACGATGAGCAGCGGCGCCGCCGACGTCAAGAAGGCTGCATGACGATGGCCAGCGTCGGCACTCCGGCGGAGACTAGAGACTACATCCTGGAGCGCCTGGTCGGTGAGACCGGCGAGCCGGAGCGCGTGACAAGCGCCGCCCGGTCCATGGGCGAACGCGCCATCGCACGCATCGCCGAGGGCCTTGCCAATTCGCTGGCGATAAGTCTCGAGGTGGACGTCAAGCGCGTCGACCTCACGCGATTTGCGGACGCTCGCCCCAAGCCGGCAAGCCATGCCGCCGTTACCGTCGCGGCATCTGTATCGTCGCCGGACGCCTTGATGATGGTGGTTGACGCGGGCGCGCTTTCGCTGGTCGTGAGCACCGTCTTCGGGGCCGATCCCGACATGCCCGTCACGCCGCTTGAGCGCGACCCGTCCCCGATCGAGATCGAGGTCGCGACATCGGTGTTCACCGAGGTGGCGACCGCGCTCAACGGTCATGGCCCGCGCGCCCTCGACATCAAGTTTCCGCTGCCGGCTCCGGTCTCCGGACCTGACCTGAAGAAGCTTTCGATGCGGGACACGCCGGCCGTGCGCATTGTCTTCAGCCTGACGTCGCGTGCGGGAAGCGGCGAGGTCGCAGTGGTCATGCCGCAGCGCGTGCTGCTCAAGCATCGTGCGGACGGCATTGCCGAGGGCGGCGGCGCCGCTCAGAACGCCTGGGGTGCTCGCTTTGGCGAGCAAGTCATGCGCTCGAACGTCGAGGTCGTCGCCACCATGCCCATCGCGCAGATGACGCTGGGCGAGCTCTCGACGCTGGCGATCGGGCAGGTGGTGCCGTTCGACGACGGGGCGCAGGCCAATGTCCGGCTCGCCGCGCGCGACAAGACCTTATTCACCTGCGAGTTCGGCAGGGTAGGCCAGAACCTCTCGGTGAGGGTGCGCGAGCCCTTCGAGACCGGCCACGACATCATTGACGGATTGCTGCCGGCCAACCGCGCGTAAGGCTGGAAAAGGAGCGGAGACGAACCATGACGCAGCACGGCACGGCGAACGGCGACGGCCCAGACGACCAGCTCGATCGGGCGTTCGAGGAGTTGCGCGGCGTCCTCACCGACAAGCCGAGCGCTCCGGCTGGAACAGCCGCTTCCGCGGCGCCAGCATCCGCATCCGCATCCGCCGCGGCTGCGCCCACCGGCATCATCATGAGCATCCCGGTCGACGTCCAGGTGGTGCTCGGCCGCGCCGAGATGCCTGTCGCCGATCTCATGGGATTGCAGAAGGGCTCGACGGTTCCGCTCGACCGACGGATCGGCGAACCGATCGACGTGATGGTCAACGGCCGCAGGATCGCCCGGGGCGAGATCATCGTGATGGAGAACGATCCGTCCCGGTTCGGCGTGCGCCTGACCGAGATAATGACCGCCGGGCGGGGCCTATGATGACCAACCGGAGCGGTGCGGCGGCTCGCCACGAGGCTGAACAACCCTTCGACGCCTCGGCCATGACACGGCCCCAGAAGGCGGCGGCGATCCTTGTCGCCATGGGCAAGCCGGCCGCCAGCCGGCTGCTGAAATTCTTCAAGCAGGATGAGCTCAAGGCGCTGATCGAGGCAGCCAGGACGCTCTCGACCATTCCGCAGAGCGACCTGGAAACCATCGTCGCCGAATTCGAGGCCGAGTTCACCGAAGGCGCGGGCCTCCTGGATTCGGGCGATGCGATGGACACGATCCTCAACGAGACGCTCTCGCCGGAGGAGGTGAGTGCGCTGATGAGCGACGAGCCGGTGACGCCCCAGAACGAAGGTCCGCCCCCGGTGTGGCCGGAGGTCGCCAAGCTGGATCGCGAGCGGCTGGCGGCGTTCCTCGCCGCCGAGCACGCCCAGACGTCCGCGCTCATCCT
This portion of the Mesorhizobium shangrilense genome encodes:
- the fliN gene encoding flagellar motor switch protein FliN produces the protein MTQHGTANGDGPDDQLDRAFEELRGVLTDKPSAPAGTAASAAPASASASAAAAPTGIIMSIPVDVQVVLGRAEMPVADLMGLQKGSTVPLDRRIGEPIDVMVNGRRIARGEIIVMENDPSRFGVRLTEIMTAGRGL
- the motA gene encoding flagellar motor stator protein MotA translates to MGILIGLVVTLGCVLGGFMAMGGHIGVLMQPWEVVIIGGAALGCFLVANPMKVVKDTGKATLEAFKNAVPKEADYLETLGVLHSLMRELRSKSRSEVEAHIDNPEESAIFQAFPAVLKNHALTHFICDYCRIIIIGNARSHEIEALMDEEIHTIRGDSLKPYHAMTAVGDGLPALGIVAAVLGVVKAMGALDQSPEILGGLIGAALVGTFLGIFLSYAVVGPIATKIKMVREKQNRLYVIVKQTLLAYMNGSLPQVAIEFGRKTISAYDRPSIDAVEQSTMSSGAADVKKAA
- a CDS encoding DUF1217 domain-containing protein, with the protein product MNTYTSYSLIMRDIAKSIDRVGRDPIVSRDTEYYMANIGKVSSIDEFVNDYRLFSYAMKAHGLEDMTYAKAFMVKVLEGGVTDPDSFANRLSDKRYVEFAKTFDFKRNGAEATTYNRAQADVPKNFIYQTELTTGQANYAYVEEETSYFLENIGNVKSVDDLLGDARLLRYALTASNIYLGDYATEQDPTGKDHVRAMLEGGVADPQSPANKLGDKRFANFVSVFNFVEYGADSTSRLAVQMGTPQSFIQESELVLFKGVSDTQRAEVAYFTANIGKVATAGQLISDKRLLTFALAAYGLDARTEPPERVLQMLTGGVSDPQSPANQLSDKRYAAFVSAFNFAEHGAAATSRDEATQLTPKRYLEQQADPESAYFRANISTVKSVGDLLRNERLITYAMKAYGLDAKAENRVLVRDMLLGGVTDPNSPANQSSDKRWAAFVSAFDFAQHGADATSRAAVTEATPRLYVENLDPETAYFRANIGKVTTVDKLLADTRLLTYATAAYGLDASTQGKDTIRKMLVGGVDSPTSPANLLDDKSYARFVAAFDFKTHGVNTTSQAAVLEATPTRYDTMRDLGLVKLPAAYVKAETDYYKANVGKLESIDDLMADKRLLNYALVSYGFDPADQSPAKIRQMLEGGVKEEDSPAKKSGDSRWVAFVSAFNFVEHGEETTTFSLALKPTIDKFMRQTLEENAGNTNEGVRLALYFERKAPKISNFYEVLADPALAKVARTVLSLPDSFANADLDRQVKLFESRLDIQDFSEPDKLAKFLTRFTSMWEIGNPSAPTAASLAASLIAPSPAGYGVSADTLFAIQNLRR
- a CDS encoding FliM/FliN family flagellar motor switch protein, giving the protein MTMASVGTPAETRDYILERLVGETGEPERVTSAARSMGERAIARIAEGLANSLAISLEVDVKRVDLTRFADARPKPASHAAVTVAASVSSPDALMMVVDAGALSLVVSTVFGADPDMPVTPLERDPSPIEIEVATSVFTEVATALNGHGPRALDIKFPLPAPVSGPDLKKLSMRDTPAVRIVFSLTSRAGSGEVAVVMPQRVLLKHRADGIAEGGGAAQNAWGARFGEQVMRSNVEVVATMPIAQMTLGELSTLAIGQVVPFDDGAQANVRLAARDKTLFTCEFGRVGQNLSVRVREPFETGHDIIDGLLPANRA